A DNA window from Ornithobacterium rhinotracheale DSM 15997 contains the following coding sequences:
- the dnaA gene encoding chromosomal replication initiator protein DnaA, which yields MSVTAASVWSKCLEFIKDNINSSEYETWFKPIEAIKLDSESHVLTIQVPSAFYYEWIEEHYLSLVRTALVKELGPKAKLNYSAMVAQSKNTLGSPVTMSMPSSNKTKVKPQEVNAPIKSEEITNPFAIPGIRKIKINSQLNDNLNFNNFIHGEPNNLAYSAGKAVAKNPGLTSFNPLFIHGGVGLGKTHLGHAIGLEIKENHPEKTVLYVSMEKFSNQFRTATVSNNYSDFVNFYQMIDVLIIDDVQFLSGKKGTQDVFFQIFDDLHRRGNQLILTSDKPPVAIQDVDQRLISRFKWGLSADLQTPDFELRKKILHSKLEQNGIELSEEVTDFIAENIKTNIRELEGALNSLIAQSLLIKKEITLELAERVLSNLVKNQRKEITIDYIQKVVCDYFKVPIETIQGKSRKSNIAEIRHLAMYFARTYTNESLASIGEQIGNRDHATVLHSCKTAKNLIDTDKRFKSYVEDIKRKIGAE from the coding sequence ATGTCAGTAACAGCCGCTTCTGTATGGAGTAAATGTTTAGAATTTATTAAGGACAACATCAACTCTTCTGAATACGAAACTTGGTTTAAGCCTATTGAGGCTATCAAGCTAGATTCGGAGAGCCATGTTTTGACCATTCAGGTTCCTTCGGCATTCTATTATGAGTGGATCGAGGAGCATTATCTGAGCTTGGTGAGAACTGCGCTTGTTAAGGAGCTTGGTCCTAAGGCTAAACTAAACTACAGCGCGATGGTGGCTCAGAGTAAAAATACTTTGGGGTCTCCTGTTACGATGAGTATGCCGAGTAGCAACAAAACAAAAGTTAAACCTCAAGAGGTAAATGCACCTATTAAGAGTGAAGAAATCACAAACCCGTTTGCTATTCCAGGGATTCGTAAAATTAAGATCAACTCTCAATTGAATGATAATTTGAATTTTAATAACTTCATTCATGGAGAGCCTAATAACTTGGCTTATAGTGCAGGGAAAGCGGTGGCAAAAAATCCAGGGCTTACTTCGTTCAATCCCTTATTTATACATGGAGGTGTGGGACTTGGTAAAACGCACTTGGGGCATGCCATTGGTTTAGAAATAAAAGAAAATCATCCAGAAAAAACGGTTTTATATGTTTCTATGGAAAAGTTTTCTAACCAGTTTAGAACAGCGACTGTGAGCAATAATTACAGCGATTTTGTGAACTTTTACCAAATGATAGATGTTTTAATCATAGATGATGTTCAATTCTTATCAGGTAAAAAAGGAACACAAGATGTTTTCTTCCAAATTTTTGATGATTTGCACCGTCGTGGAAATCAATTGATTTTAACCTCAGACAAGCCGCCTGTGGCGATTCAAGATGTAGACCAGCGATTGATTTCTAGGTTTAAATGGGGGCTTTCTGCTGATTTGCAAACTCCAGACTTTGAGCTGAGAAAGAAAATTTTACACAGCAAATTAGAGCAAAACGGAATTGAACTTTCTGAGGAAGTAACCGATTTTATTGCTGAAAATATTAAAACAAACATTCGTGAGCTAGAAGGTGCGCTGAACTCGCTAATCGCACAATCGCTTTTAATTAAGAAAGAAATTACGCTAGAATTGGCAGAGCGTGTGCTTTCTAATTTGGTGAAAAATCAGCGAAAAGAAATCACGATTGATTATATTCAAAAAGTGGTGTGTGATTATTTCAAAGTTCCGATTGAAACCATTCAAGGAAAATCAAGAAAGAGCAACATTGCAGAGATTCGACATCTAGCCATGTATTTTGCAAGGACATATACCAATGAGTCGCTTGCAAGTATAGGGGAACAAATCGGAAATAGGGATCACGCGACTGTTCTCCACTCATGCAAAACCGCAAAAAATCTAATAGATACAGATAAAAGATTTAAATCTTATGTAGAAGATATCAAACGAAAAATAGGAGCAGAATAA
- a CDS encoding low molecular weight protein-tyrosine-phosphatase — MKTVLMVCLGNICRSPLAEAILRSKIGDRDIKVDSAGTGDFHIGERPDTRAKSIAQKHNVSTEGIFCRQFQESDFDNFDEIYAMDTDNYNKLMDLARNNKDQYKIELILNLIEPGANKSVPDPYYGTQEDFELVFELLDKATDVIIEKYDQEHK; from the coding sequence ATGAAAACAGTACTTATGGTGTGCCTTGGCAACATTTGCCGTTCCCCTCTTGCCGAAGCCATTTTAAGATCAAAAATCGGGGACAGAGATATCAAAGTTGATTCCGCTGGTACGGGTGATTTCCACATAGGAGAGCGTCCAGATACTCGCGCTAAATCTATCGCACAGAAACATAATGTTTCCACAGAAGGTATTTTCTGTAGACAGTTTCAGGAAAGCGATTTTGATAATTTTGATGAAATCTATGCCATGGATACCGACAATTATAACAAATTGATGGATCTGGCTAGAAACAACAAAGATCAATACAAGATTGAATTGATTTTAAACCTAATTGAGCCAGGTGCCAATAAAAGTGTGCCAGACCCATATTATGGAACGCAAGAGGATTTTGAGCTTGTATTTGAGCTACTAGATAAAGCAACTGATGTCATTATCGAAAAATACGACCAAGAACACAAATAA
- a CDS encoding SAM-dependent methyltransferase, whose product MSLSKNTTKNTNNQPCLYLIPTLLGEDTQAQAIPPYNLHIIEELWYFCVENEKSARRFIKSVAPEKKQADLKIEILNKNTSAQEIPSLLKPMQEGFSMGILSEAGMPGIADPGALLVQAAHRAGFRVVPLVGPSSIFLALASSGFNGQTFTFHGYLPIDKRERRSAIKQVEQESMRKKSAEIFIETPYRNNKMLEDLISTLNPNTQLCVACDITLPTEMIFSGSVKEWKQKKADLHKRPAIFIIQA is encoded by the coding sequence ATGTCATTATCGAAAAATACGACCAAGAACACAAATAATCAGCCTTGCCTTTATTTAATTCCTACGCTACTGGGCGAGGATACGCAAGCGCAAGCTATACCACCTTATAATTTGCACATTATAGAGGAGCTTTGGTATTTTTGTGTAGAAAATGAAAAGTCTGCACGAAGATTCATCAAGAGCGTGGCACCCGAAAAAAAACAAGCTGATTTAAAAATTGAAATTTTAAATAAAAACACATCAGCCCAAGAGATTCCTTCTTTGCTAAAACCAATGCAGGAAGGATTCTCTATGGGCATTTTGTCTGAGGCTGGTATGCCTGGAATTGCCGATCCTGGAGCATTGCTTGTGCAAGCAGCACATCGTGCGGGCTTCAGAGTTGTTCCGTTGGTGGGGCCATCTTCTATCTTTTTGGCATTAGCTTCCTCTGGCTTTAATGGGCAAACTTTTACTTTTCACGGATATTTGCCTATCGATAAGAGAGAACGCCGCTCTGCGATTAAGCAAGTAGAGCAGGAGAGTATGCGCAAAAAAAGTGCAGAAATCTTCATAGAAACGCCTTATAGAAACAATAAAATGCTTGAGGATCTAATCTCTACATTAAATCCAAATACACAATTATGTGTGGCGTGCGATATTACTTTGCCTACCGAAATGATTTTTTCTGGCAGTGTGAAAGAATGGAAACAAAAAAAAGCAGATCTTCATAAAAGACCTGCTATTTTCATTATTCAAGCTTAA
- a CDS encoding OmpA/MotB family protein codes for MKKTMVLAGLAALMMTSCVSKKKYDDLQSEFEKVYAAQQSAQNQLVRCNSDNDALRAQLQSKDSNLATLQNALEQCMSTQKSGNVNITRLIEQIDNSNKYIRKLIDSKSKSDSLNMVLTNNLTRSLSREELRDIDVQVQKGVVFISLSDNMLYNSGSYEVNAQAYDVLSKIAKIIKDYPDYDVLVEGNTDNVPISKTNIRNNWDLSALRAASVVKVLQDKFGVDPKRMTAGGRGEYNTVASNGTAEGRSKNRRTEIIILPNLDQFMELIGQAPAK; via the coding sequence ATGAAAAAAACGATGGTATTGGCAGGGCTGGCTGCCTTAATGATGACCAGCTGCGTGAGCAAGAAAAAGTATGATGATTTGCAATCTGAGTTTGAGAAAGTATATGCTGCTCAGCAATCTGCTCAAAATCAATTGGTGAGATGTAATAGCGACAACGATGCTTTACGTGCTCAGTTACAAAGCAAAGACAGCAACTTGGCTACTTTGCAAAACGCTCTAGAACAATGTATGAGCACTCAAAAATCTGGTAATGTAAACATTACAAGATTAATCGAGCAAATCGACAACTCAAACAAATACATCAGAAAATTAATCGACTCTAAGAGCAAAAGCGATTCACTTAACATGGTACTTACCAATAACTTAACTCGTTCATTGTCTCGTGAAGAATTAAGAGATATCGATGTTCAAGTTCAAAAAGGTGTGGTATTTATCTCACTTTCAGACAACATGTTATATAACTCTGGTAGCTACGAGGTAAACGCTCAAGCATACGATGTTTTATCTAAAATTGCTAAAATCATCAAAGATTATCCAGACTATGATGTGCTAGTAGAAGGAAACACCGATAATGTGCCAATTTCTAAAACAAACATCAGAAACAACTGGGATTTGAGTGCGTTGCGTGCAGCTTCTGTAGTTAAAGTATTACAAGATAAATTTGGTGTAGACCCTAAGCGTATGACAGCGGGTGGTCGTGGAGAATACAACACTGTGGCTTCAAACGGTACTGCTGAAGGTAGATCTAAAAACAGAAGAACTGAAATCATCATTCTTCCTAACTTAGACCAATTCATGGAATTAATCGGTCAAGCACCAGCTAAATAA
- the rlmH gene encoding 23S rRNA (pseudouridine(1915)-N(3))-methyltransferase RlmH yields MRITLLCMGKTDDREIVSLIEKYEKRLPRHFNYTRIELPDIKNRKNLNEEQQKLEEEKLFLSKINPTDCVVLLDERGKEYSSKKFAEWIQTQVMAAVGHLVFVVGGPYGFSTSMYQRGNASISLSKMTFTHQMVRLFFTEQVYRAYTILEGKSYHHD; encoded by the coding sequence ATGAGAATTACGCTTCTATGCATGGGCAAGACCGATGACAGAGAGATTGTATCGCTAATCGAGAAGTATGAAAAGCGATTGCCTAGGCATTTTAATTATACCCGTATTGAGCTACCCGATATCAAGAATAGAAAAAATCTAAACGAGGAGCAGCAAAAACTGGAGGAGGAAAAGTTGTTTTTAAGCAAAATCAACCCGACGGATTGTGTGGTGCTTTTAGATGAAAGGGGCAAGGAATACAGCTCTAAAAAGTTTGCCGAGTGGATTCAGACACAAGTTATGGCGGCTGTGGGACATCTGGTATTTGTAGTGGGCGGGCCTTATGGTTTTTCTACCAGCATGTACCAAAGAGGAAATGCTAGTATTTCACTTTCTAAAATGACATTTACGCACCAAATGGTAAGACTTTTCTTTACCGAACAAGTTTACAGAGCTTATACCATTTTGGAAGGAAAAAGCTATCATCATGATTAA